A window from Telopea speciosissima isolate NSW1024214 ecotype Mountain lineage chromosome 8, Tspe_v1, whole genome shotgun sequence encodes these proteins:
- the LOC122670492 gene encoding RNA-binding protein 25 isoform X2 — protein sequence MADPQSSPVTPETGPGTSESEQPDLQSIQSDPSHPLPVPSSSSIPSSLPHSSSTVASAPLAETLTSNPPLVTPPLPVPFVQSFAPSLIAPGAIPPSAPSFRPVTPIPLSTPQFSPLPNPNFLSSNIQNPNVQPPGVNPVAIMLPGAASGAGNITVSVSPLRPAGVYQAPPGPLHNSAMRPYPQMPNGFPMAPSVTPQGTVHPPGIPRFPTPYPAMVRPAFPPHPPGVIGVLPPLSRPPIPGIRPPIVPPVVRPVVSIVPPTEKPQTTVYVGKIAATVENDFMHSLLRLCGDVKAWKRAQDPSDGTPRGFGFCEFESAEGVLRALRLLTKFNIDGQELVLNVNQATREYLERYVEKKTERENKPKETETETEGTEKEEESQPVSEKSKPQKTSEENLKKDENDSADKENQDTTTFGIVNDEDREADRDALEKLTSMIEERIKTKPPPLPPAPTTANGSAKSNSEVPSKSRDGDSDVDIMKSDAAEDKNDDDTTSESKPSNEHDKSETSSPGRSRRYDRRSRDRDREQDLRREKERELERYERERERERVRRERNRELKIREAERLFKERVKEWEFREREKEYQRQHEKEREKERERERRREIIDQEDESDDDDTRKRRRRSSAYDDKRKKRQREKEDDLADSLREEEEIAEAKRRAIEEQQMQKEEPKVEVANGVERSSLPEESNAEQAYESDSGHVNHAIAVSDTRQSNNAPARKLGFGLVGSGKRTAVPSVFHEEDDDDAEKEKKMRPLVPLDYSTDELQVAQPAVSGAPSSNLAAAAEFVKRISNANPKEDRFDADKDRTRRSTDKPSHRDRDRIDDDNNRARDENREKKLLDAKQLIDMIPKTKEELFSHEINWAVYDKHELHERMRPWISKKITEFLGEEEETLVDYIVSSTKKHVQASQMLELLQSILDDEAEMFVLKMWRMLIFEIKKVETGLSLKPRA from the exons ATGGCGGACCCTCAATCCTCACCTGTCACTCCAGAAACTGGACCGGGAACTTCTGAATCTGAACAACCGGATCTTCAATCAATCCAATCAGATCCGTCACATCCTTTGCCCGTACCTTCGTCATCGTCGATACCGTCTTCGTTGCCACATTCGTCTTCAACTGTTGCTTCTGCTCCTCTCGCAGAAACCCTTACTTCAAATCCTCCACTCGTAACTCCACCGCTACCGGTTCCTTTTGTCCAATCATTCGCACCGTCGTTAATCGCTCCCGGTGCTATCCCTCCATCGGCTCCGTCGTTCCGCCCTGTGACGCCGATTCCTCTGTCGACTCCTCAGTTCTCTCCcctcccaaaccctaatttcttgAGCTCTAACATTCAGAACCCCAATGTACAGCCTCCTGGAGTTAATCCTGTTGCTATCATGCTCCCCGGTGCGGCGAGCGGAGCTGGTAACATTACAGTCTCGGTATCTCCCTTACGACCAGCTGGTGTATACCAGGCTCCCCCTGGCCCGCTTCACAATTCCGCCATGAGACCATACCCGCAGATGCCCAATGGATTTCCGATGGCGCCCTCGGTTACTCCTCAGGGAACGGTACATCCACCCG GAATTCCTCGGTTCCCAACTCCATATCCAGCTATGGTTCGCCCTGCCTTTCCTCCACATCCTCCTGGAGTGATCGGTGTGCTTCCACCACTGTCACGCCCTCCTATTCCAGGAATCCGTCCTCCAATTGTCCCCCCTGTTGTCAGGCCAGTTGTTTCTATTGTTCCCCCAACAGAGAAACCTCAAACCACTGTTTATGTTGGCAAGATAGCTGCAACTGTGGAAAACGACTTTATGCATTCTCTCCTTCGG CTTTGTGGAGATGTGAAGGCTTGGAAACGTGCTCAAGATCCTTCTGATGGAACTCCAAGAGGCTTTGGGTTCTGTGAATTTGAGTCTGCAGAAGGTGTTCTTCGTGCACTGCGCCTGCTGACTAAATTTAATATAGATGGGCAAGAGCTGGTG CTCAATGTTAATCAAGCAACAAGAGAATACCTGGAGCGCTATGTTGAGAAGAAAactgaaagagaaaataaacctaaagaaactgaaactgaaactgaaggtactgaaaaagaggaagaaagtcAACCAGTTTCTGAGAAAAGCAAACCTCAGAAAACCTCTGAGGAGAACTTAAAGAAGGATGAGAATGATTCAGCAGATAAAGAAAATCAAGACACTACCACCTTTGGTATTGTGAATGATGAAGATCGAGAGGCTGACAGAGATGCTTTGGAGAAGCTTACGAGTATGATTGAAGAGAGGATAAAGACCAAACCGCCACCCCTTCCACCTGCTCCAACTACTGCCAATGGTTCTGCGAAGTCAAACTCTGAAGTTCCTTCTAAATCAAGGGATGGGGACTCAGATGTGGATATAATGAAAAGTG ATGCAGCAGAAGATAAAAATGATGATGATACGACAAGTGAAAGCAAGCCCTCCAATGAGCATGACAAGTCTGAAACAAGCTCGCCGGGCAGGAGTAGAAGGTACGACAGGCGCAGCAGAGATAGGGACAGGGAGCAGGATTTAAGACGGGAGAAGGAGCGGGAACTGGAAAGatatgaaagagaaagggagagagaacgaGTTAGGAGGGAAAGGAATCGAGAGCTGAAGATTCGAGAGGCTGAACGTTTATTCAAGGAGCGAGTTAAGGAGTGGgagttcagagagagagagaaagagtatcAGCGCCAGCacgagaaggagagggagaaggaaagggaacGGGAGCGCAGGAGGGAGATCATAGATCAAGAGGAtgagagtgatgatgatgatacaagAAAAAGGAGGCGCAGGAGTAGTGCTTATGAtgacaagaggaagaaaagacaACGGGAGAAGGAGGATGATTTAGCTGACAGCttaagagaggaggaagaaatagCAGAGGCAAAGCGGAGAGCTATCGAGGAGCAGCAGATGCAGAAAGAAGAACCCAAGGTTGAGGTAGCTAATGGAGTGGAAAGGTCCAGTTTGCCAGAAGAAAGCAATGCTGAACAGGCTTATGAGAGTGATTCTGGTCATGTCAATCACGCTA TTGCTGTGTCAGATACGCGGCAGAGTAACAATGCACCTGCTCGGAAGCTGGGGTTTGGCCTGGTAGGATCAGGAAAACGAACTGCTGTTCCTTCAGTTTTCcatgaagaggatgatgatgatgctgagaaggagaaaaaaatgagACCTCTGGTTCCCCTTGATTACTCCACTGATGAACTTCAGGTTGCTCAACCTGCTGTTTCTGGGGCACCATCTTCAAATTTGGCTGCAGCAGCTGAATTTGTTAAGCGTATCTCCAATGCTAATCCAAAAGAAGATAGGTTTGATGCTGACAAGGATAGAACTAGGCGTTCTACTGACAAGCCAAGTCATCGTGATCGAGACCGCATTGATGATGATAATAATCGTGCCAGAGATGAAAACAGGGAGAAGAAACTTTTAGATGCTAAACAGTTGATTGATATGATCCCGAAGACCAAAGAGGAGTTGTTTTCGCATGAGATTAACTGGGCTGTGTACGACAAG CATGAGTTGCATGAGAGAATGAGACCCTGGATCTCAAAGAAGATTACAGAATTTCtaggggaagaggaagagactCTTGTTGACTACATAGTGTCCAGCACTAAAAAGCATGTACAGGCATCCCAGATGCTGGAGCTGCTGCAATCCATTTTGGATGATGAAGCTGAAATGTTTGTTCTTAAGATGTGGAGGATGCTCATTTTTGAAATCAAGAAAGTAGAGACAGGTCTTTCTCTGAAGCCTAGGGCCTGA
- the LOC122670492 gene encoding RNA-binding protein 25 isoform X5, with protein MPVIASEGYCYARDIYVYKVIVAMTVLPVSIMIVLCGIPRFPTPYPAMVRPAFPPHPPGVIGVLPPLSRPPIPGIRPPIVPPVVRPVVSIVPPTEKPQTTVYVGKIAATVENDFMHSLLRLCGDVKAWKRAQDPSDGTPRGFGFCEFESAEGVLRALRLLTKFNIDGQELVLNVNQATREYLERYVEKKTERENKPKETETETEGTEKEEESQPVSEKSKPQKTSEENLKKDENDSADKENQDTTTFGIVNDEDREADRDALEKLTSMIEERIKTKPPPLPPAPTTANGSAKSNSEVPSKSRDGDSDVDIMKSDAAEDKNDDDTTSESKPSNEHDKSETSSPGRSRRYDRRSRDRDREQDLRREKERELERYERERERERVRRERNRELKIREAERLFKERVKEWEFREREKEYQRQHEKEREKERERERRREIIDQEDESDDDDTRKRRRRSSAYDDKRKKRQREKEDDLADSLREEEEIAEAKRRAIEEQQMQKEEPKVEVANGVERSSLPEESNAEQAYESDSGHVNHASDMVLDFSNGMTDESTTVAVSDTRQSNNAPARKLGFGLVGSGKRTAVPSVFHEEDDDDAEKEKKMRPLVPLDYSTDELQVAQPAVSGAPSSNLAAAAEFVKRISNANPKEDRFDADKDRTRRSTDKPSHRDRDRIDDDNNRARDENREKKLLDAKQLIDMIPKTKEELFSHEINWAVYDKHELHERMRPWISKKITEFLGEEEETLVDYIVSSTKKHVQASQMLELLQSILDDEAEMFVLKMWRMLIFEIKKVETGLSLKPRA; from the exons ATGCCTGTGATAGCTTCTGAAGGCTACTGTTATGCAAgagatatatatgtatataag GTGATAGTTGCCATGACTGTGCTGCCCGTCTCTATTATGATTGTGTTGTGTG GAATTCCTCGGTTCCCAACTCCATATCCAGCTATGGTTCGCCCTGCCTTTCCTCCACATCCTCCTGGAGTGATCGGTGTGCTTCCACCACTGTCACGCCCTCCTATTCCAGGAATCCGTCCTCCAATTGTCCCCCCTGTTGTCAGGCCAGTTGTTTCTATTGTTCCCCCAACAGAGAAACCTCAAACCACTGTTTATGTTGGCAAGATAGCTGCAACTGTGGAAAACGACTTTATGCATTCTCTCCTTCGG CTTTGTGGAGATGTGAAGGCTTGGAAACGTGCTCAAGATCCTTCTGATGGAACTCCAAGAGGCTTTGGGTTCTGTGAATTTGAGTCTGCAGAAGGTGTTCTTCGTGCACTGCGCCTGCTGACTAAATTTAATATAGATGGGCAAGAGCTGGTG CTCAATGTTAATCAAGCAACAAGAGAATACCTGGAGCGCTATGTTGAGAAGAAAactgaaagagaaaataaacctaaagaaactgaaactgaaactgaaggtactgaaaaagaggaagaaagtcAACCAGTTTCTGAGAAAAGCAAACCTCAGAAAACCTCTGAGGAGAACTTAAAGAAGGATGAGAATGATTCAGCAGATAAAGAAAATCAAGACACTACCACCTTTGGTATTGTGAATGATGAAGATCGAGAGGCTGACAGAGATGCTTTGGAGAAGCTTACGAGTATGATTGAAGAGAGGATAAAGACCAAACCGCCACCCCTTCCACCTGCTCCAACTACTGCCAATGGTTCTGCGAAGTCAAACTCTGAAGTTCCTTCTAAATCAAGGGATGGGGACTCAGATGTGGATATAATGAAAAGTG ATGCAGCAGAAGATAAAAATGATGATGATACGACAAGTGAAAGCAAGCCCTCCAATGAGCATGACAAGTCTGAAACAAGCTCGCCGGGCAGGAGTAGAAGGTACGACAGGCGCAGCAGAGATAGGGACAGGGAGCAGGATTTAAGACGGGAGAAGGAGCGGGAACTGGAAAGatatgaaagagaaagggagagagaacgaGTTAGGAGGGAAAGGAATCGAGAGCTGAAGATTCGAGAGGCTGAACGTTTATTCAAGGAGCGAGTTAAGGAGTGGgagttcagagagagagagaaagagtatcAGCGCCAGCacgagaaggagagggagaaggaaagggaacGGGAGCGCAGGAGGGAGATCATAGATCAAGAGGAtgagagtgatgatgatgatacaagAAAAAGGAGGCGCAGGAGTAGTGCTTATGAtgacaagaggaagaaaagacaACGGGAGAAGGAGGATGATTTAGCTGACAGCttaagagaggaggaagaaatagCAGAGGCAAAGCGGAGAGCTATCGAGGAGCAGCAGATGCAGAAAGAAGAACCCAAGGTTGAGGTAGCTAATGGAGTGGAAAGGTCCAGTTTGCCAGAAGAAAGCAATGCTGAACAGGCTTATGAGAGTGATTCTGGTCATGTCAATCACGCTA GCGATATGGTTCTAGATTTTAGTAATGGAATGACCGATGAATCAACCACAGTTGCTGTGTCAGATACGCGGCAGAGTAACAATGCACCTGCTCGGAAGCTGGGGTTTGGCCTGGTAGGATCAGGAAAACGAACTGCTGTTCCTTCAGTTTTCcatgaagaggatgatgatgatgctgagaaggagaaaaaaatgagACCTCTGGTTCCCCTTGATTACTCCACTGATGAACTTCAGGTTGCTCAACCTGCTGTTTCTGGGGCACCATCTTCAAATTTGGCTGCAGCAGCTGAATTTGTTAAGCGTATCTCCAATGCTAATCCAAAAGAAGATAGGTTTGATGCTGACAAGGATAGAACTAGGCGTTCTACTGACAAGCCAAGTCATCGTGATCGAGACCGCATTGATGATGATAATAATCGTGCCAGAGATGAAAACAGGGAGAAGAAACTTTTAGATGCTAAACAGTTGATTGATATGATCCCGAAGACCAAAGAGGAGTTGTTTTCGCATGAGATTAACTGGGCTGTGTACGACAAG CATGAGTTGCATGAGAGAATGAGACCCTGGATCTCAAAGAAGATTACAGAATTTCtaggggaagaggaagagactCTTGTTGACTACATAGTGTCCAGCACTAAAAAGCATGTACAGGCATCCCAGATGCTGGAGCTGCTGCAATCCATTTTGGATGATGAAGCTGAAATGTTTGTTCTTAAGATGTGGAGGATGCTCATTTTTGAAATCAAGAAAGTAGAGACAGGTCTTTCTCTGAAGCCTAGGGCCTGA
- the LOC122670492 gene encoding RNA-binding protein 25 isoform X6 — MTVLPVSIMIVLCGIPRFPTPYPAMVRPAFPPHPPGVIGVLPPLSRPPIPGIRPPIVPPVVRPVVSIVPPTEKPQTTVYVGKIAATVENDFMHSLLRLCGDVKAWKRAQDPSDGTPRGFGFCEFESAEGVLRALRLLTKFNIDGQELVLNVNQATREYLERYVEKKTERENKPKETETETEGTEKEEESQPVSEKSKPQKTSEENLKKDENDSADKENQDTTTFGIVNDEDREADRDALEKLTSMIEERIKTKPPPLPPAPTTANGSAKSNSEVPSKSRDGDSDVDIMKSDAAEDKNDDDTTSESKPSNEHDKSETSSPGRSRRYDRRSRDRDREQDLRREKERELERYERERERERVRRERNRELKIREAERLFKERVKEWEFREREKEYQRQHEKEREKERERERRREIIDQEDESDDDDTRKRRRRSSAYDDKRKKRQREKEDDLADSLREEEEIAEAKRRAIEEQQMQKEEPKVEVANGVERSSLPEESNAEQAYESDSGHVNHASDMVLDFSNGMTDESTTVAVSDTRQSNNAPARKLGFGLVGSGKRTAVPSVFHEEDDDDAEKEKKMRPLVPLDYSTDELQVAQPAVSGAPSSNLAAAAEFVKRISNANPKEDRFDADKDRTRRSTDKPSHRDRDRIDDDNNRARDENREKKLLDAKQLIDMIPKTKEELFSHEINWAVYDKHELHERMRPWISKKITEFLGEEEETLVDYIVSSTKKHVQASQMLELLQSILDDEAEMFVLKMWRMLIFEIKKVETGLSLKPRA; from the exons ATGACTGTGCTGCCCGTCTCTATTATGATTGTGTTGTGTG GAATTCCTCGGTTCCCAACTCCATATCCAGCTATGGTTCGCCCTGCCTTTCCTCCACATCCTCCTGGAGTGATCGGTGTGCTTCCACCACTGTCACGCCCTCCTATTCCAGGAATCCGTCCTCCAATTGTCCCCCCTGTTGTCAGGCCAGTTGTTTCTATTGTTCCCCCAACAGAGAAACCTCAAACCACTGTTTATGTTGGCAAGATAGCTGCAACTGTGGAAAACGACTTTATGCATTCTCTCCTTCGG CTTTGTGGAGATGTGAAGGCTTGGAAACGTGCTCAAGATCCTTCTGATGGAACTCCAAGAGGCTTTGGGTTCTGTGAATTTGAGTCTGCAGAAGGTGTTCTTCGTGCACTGCGCCTGCTGACTAAATTTAATATAGATGGGCAAGAGCTGGTG CTCAATGTTAATCAAGCAACAAGAGAATACCTGGAGCGCTATGTTGAGAAGAAAactgaaagagaaaataaacctaaagaaactgaaactgaaactgaaggtactgaaaaagaggaagaaagtcAACCAGTTTCTGAGAAAAGCAAACCTCAGAAAACCTCTGAGGAGAACTTAAAGAAGGATGAGAATGATTCAGCAGATAAAGAAAATCAAGACACTACCACCTTTGGTATTGTGAATGATGAAGATCGAGAGGCTGACAGAGATGCTTTGGAGAAGCTTACGAGTATGATTGAAGAGAGGATAAAGACCAAACCGCCACCCCTTCCACCTGCTCCAACTACTGCCAATGGTTCTGCGAAGTCAAACTCTGAAGTTCCTTCTAAATCAAGGGATGGGGACTCAGATGTGGATATAATGAAAAGTG ATGCAGCAGAAGATAAAAATGATGATGATACGACAAGTGAAAGCAAGCCCTCCAATGAGCATGACAAGTCTGAAACAAGCTCGCCGGGCAGGAGTAGAAGGTACGACAGGCGCAGCAGAGATAGGGACAGGGAGCAGGATTTAAGACGGGAGAAGGAGCGGGAACTGGAAAGatatgaaagagaaagggagagagaacgaGTTAGGAGGGAAAGGAATCGAGAGCTGAAGATTCGAGAGGCTGAACGTTTATTCAAGGAGCGAGTTAAGGAGTGGgagttcagagagagagagaaagagtatcAGCGCCAGCacgagaaggagagggagaaggaaagggaacGGGAGCGCAGGAGGGAGATCATAGATCAAGAGGAtgagagtgatgatgatgatacaagAAAAAGGAGGCGCAGGAGTAGTGCTTATGAtgacaagaggaagaaaagacaACGGGAGAAGGAGGATGATTTAGCTGACAGCttaagagaggaggaagaaatagCAGAGGCAAAGCGGAGAGCTATCGAGGAGCAGCAGATGCAGAAAGAAGAACCCAAGGTTGAGGTAGCTAATGGAGTGGAAAGGTCCAGTTTGCCAGAAGAAAGCAATGCTGAACAGGCTTATGAGAGTGATTCTGGTCATGTCAATCACGCTA GCGATATGGTTCTAGATTTTAGTAATGGAATGACCGATGAATCAACCACAGTTGCTGTGTCAGATACGCGGCAGAGTAACAATGCACCTGCTCGGAAGCTGGGGTTTGGCCTGGTAGGATCAGGAAAACGAACTGCTGTTCCTTCAGTTTTCcatgaagaggatgatgatgatgctgagaaggagaaaaaaatgagACCTCTGGTTCCCCTTGATTACTCCACTGATGAACTTCAGGTTGCTCAACCTGCTGTTTCTGGGGCACCATCTTCAAATTTGGCTGCAGCAGCTGAATTTGTTAAGCGTATCTCCAATGCTAATCCAAAAGAAGATAGGTTTGATGCTGACAAGGATAGAACTAGGCGTTCTACTGACAAGCCAAGTCATCGTGATCGAGACCGCATTGATGATGATAATAATCGTGCCAGAGATGAAAACAGGGAGAAGAAACTTTTAGATGCTAAACAGTTGATTGATATGATCCCGAAGACCAAAGAGGAGTTGTTTTCGCATGAGATTAACTGGGCTGTGTACGACAAG CATGAGTTGCATGAGAGAATGAGACCCTGGATCTCAAAGAAGATTACAGAATTTCtaggggaagaggaagagactCTTGTTGACTACATAGTGTCCAGCACTAAAAAGCATGTACAGGCATCCCAGATGCTGGAGCTGCTGCAATCCATTTTGGATGATGAAGCTGAAATGTTTGTTCTTAAGATGTGGAGGATGCTCATTTTTGAAATCAAGAAAGTAGAGACAGGTCTTTCTCTGAAGCCTAGGGCCTGA
- the LOC122670492 gene encoding RNA-binding protein 25 isoform X3 — protein MADPQSSPVTPETGPGTSESEQPDLQSIQSDPSHPLPVPSSSSIPSSLPHSSSTVASAPLAETLTSNPPLVTPPLPVPFVQSFAPSLIAPGAIPPSAPSFRPVTPIPLSTPQFSPLPNPNFLSSNIQNPNVQPPGVNPVAIMLPGAASGAGNITVSVSPLRPAGVYQAPPGPLHNSAMRPYPQMPNGFPMAPSVTPQGTVHPPGIPRFPTPYPAMVRPAFPPHPPGVIGVLPPLSRPPIPGIRPPIVPPVVRPVVSIVPPTEKPQTTVYVGKIAATVENDFMHSLLRLCGDVKAWKRAQDPSDGTPRGFGFCEFESAEGVLRALRLLTKFNIDGQELVLNVNQATREYLERYVEKKTERENKPKETETETEGTEKEEESQPVSEKSKPQKTSEENLKKDENDSADKENQDTTTFGIVNDEDREADRDALEKLTSMIEERIKTKPPPLPPAPTTANGSAKSNSEVPSKSRDGDSDVDIMKSDAAEDKNDDDTTSESKPSNEHDKSETSSPGRSRRYDRRSRDRDREQDLRREKERELERYERERERERVRRERNRELKIREAERLFKERVKEWEFREREKEYQRQHEKEREKERERERRREIIDQEDESDDDDTRKRRRRSSAYDDKRKKRQREKEDDLADSLREEEEIAEAKRRAIEEQQMQKEEPKVEVANGVERSSLPEESNAEQAYESDSGHVNHANTRQSNNAPARKLGFGLVGSGKRTAVPSVFHEEDDDDAEKEKKMRPLVPLDYSTDELQVAQPAVSGAPSSNLAAAAEFVKRISNANPKEDRFDADKDRTRRSTDKPSHRDRDRIDDDNNRARDENREKKLLDAKQLIDMIPKTKEELFSHEINWAVYDKHELHERMRPWISKKITEFLGEEEETLVDYIVSSTKKHVQASQMLELLQSILDDEAEMFVLKMWRMLIFEIKKVETGLSLKPRA, from the exons ATGGCGGACCCTCAATCCTCACCTGTCACTCCAGAAACTGGACCGGGAACTTCTGAATCTGAACAACCGGATCTTCAATCAATCCAATCAGATCCGTCACATCCTTTGCCCGTACCTTCGTCATCGTCGATACCGTCTTCGTTGCCACATTCGTCTTCAACTGTTGCTTCTGCTCCTCTCGCAGAAACCCTTACTTCAAATCCTCCACTCGTAACTCCACCGCTACCGGTTCCTTTTGTCCAATCATTCGCACCGTCGTTAATCGCTCCCGGTGCTATCCCTCCATCGGCTCCGTCGTTCCGCCCTGTGACGCCGATTCCTCTGTCGACTCCTCAGTTCTCTCCcctcccaaaccctaatttcttgAGCTCTAACATTCAGAACCCCAATGTACAGCCTCCTGGAGTTAATCCTGTTGCTATCATGCTCCCCGGTGCGGCGAGCGGAGCTGGTAACATTACAGTCTCGGTATCTCCCTTACGACCAGCTGGTGTATACCAGGCTCCCCCTGGCCCGCTTCACAATTCCGCCATGAGACCATACCCGCAGATGCCCAATGGATTTCCGATGGCGCCCTCGGTTACTCCTCAGGGAACGGTACATCCACCCG GAATTCCTCGGTTCCCAACTCCATATCCAGCTATGGTTCGCCCTGCCTTTCCTCCACATCCTCCTGGAGTGATCGGTGTGCTTCCACCACTGTCACGCCCTCCTATTCCAGGAATCCGTCCTCCAATTGTCCCCCCTGTTGTCAGGCCAGTTGTTTCTATTGTTCCCCCAACAGAGAAACCTCAAACCACTGTTTATGTTGGCAAGATAGCTGCAACTGTGGAAAACGACTTTATGCATTCTCTCCTTCGG CTTTGTGGAGATGTGAAGGCTTGGAAACGTGCTCAAGATCCTTCTGATGGAACTCCAAGAGGCTTTGGGTTCTGTGAATTTGAGTCTGCAGAAGGTGTTCTTCGTGCACTGCGCCTGCTGACTAAATTTAATATAGATGGGCAAGAGCTGGTG CTCAATGTTAATCAAGCAACAAGAGAATACCTGGAGCGCTATGTTGAGAAGAAAactgaaagagaaaataaacctaaagaaactgaaactgaaactgaaggtactgaaaaagaggaagaaagtcAACCAGTTTCTGAGAAAAGCAAACCTCAGAAAACCTCTGAGGAGAACTTAAAGAAGGATGAGAATGATTCAGCAGATAAAGAAAATCAAGACACTACCACCTTTGGTATTGTGAATGATGAAGATCGAGAGGCTGACAGAGATGCTTTGGAGAAGCTTACGAGTATGATTGAAGAGAGGATAAAGACCAAACCGCCACCCCTTCCACCTGCTCCAACTACTGCCAATGGTTCTGCGAAGTCAAACTCTGAAGTTCCTTCTAAATCAAGGGATGGGGACTCAGATGTGGATATAATGAAAAGTG ATGCAGCAGAAGATAAAAATGATGATGATACGACAAGTGAAAGCAAGCCCTCCAATGAGCATGACAAGTCTGAAACAAGCTCGCCGGGCAGGAGTAGAAGGTACGACAGGCGCAGCAGAGATAGGGACAGGGAGCAGGATTTAAGACGGGAGAAGGAGCGGGAACTGGAAAGatatgaaagagaaagggagagagaacgaGTTAGGAGGGAAAGGAATCGAGAGCTGAAGATTCGAGAGGCTGAACGTTTATTCAAGGAGCGAGTTAAGGAGTGGgagttcagagagagagagaaagagtatcAGCGCCAGCacgagaaggagagggagaaggaaagggaacGGGAGCGCAGGAGGGAGATCATAGATCAAGAGGAtgagagtgatgatgatgatacaagAAAAAGGAGGCGCAGGAGTAGTGCTTATGAtgacaagaggaagaaaagacaACGGGAGAAGGAGGATGATTTAGCTGACAGCttaagagaggaggaagaaatagCAGAGGCAAAGCGGAGAGCTATCGAGGAGCAGCAGATGCAGAAAGAAGAACCCAAGGTTGAGGTAGCTAATGGAGTGGAAAGGTCCAGTTTGCCAGAAGAAAGCAATGCTGAACAGGCTTATGAGAGTGATTCTGGTCATGTCAATCACGCTA ATACGCGGCAGAGTAACAATGCACCTGCTCGGAAGCTGGGGTTTGGCCTGGTAGGATCAGGAAAACGAACTGCTGTTCCTTCAGTTTTCcatgaagaggatgatgatgatgctgagaaggagaaaaaaatgagACCTCTGGTTCCCCTTGATTACTCCACTGATGAACTTCAGGTTGCTCAACCTGCTGTTTCTGGGGCACCATCTTCAAATTTGGCTGCAGCAGCTGAATTTGTTAAGCGTATCTCCAATGCTAATCCAAAAGAAGATAGGTTTGATGCTGACAAGGATAGAACTAGGCGTTCTACTGACAAGCCAAGTCATCGTGATCGAGACCGCATTGATGATGATAATAATCGTGCCAGAGATGAAAACAGGGAGAAGAAACTTTTAGATGCTAAACAGTTGATTGATATGATCCCGAAGACCAAAGAGGAGTTGTTTTCGCATGAGATTAACTGGGCTGTGTACGACAAG CATGAGTTGCATGAGAGAATGAGACCCTGGATCTCAAAGAAGATTACAGAATTTCtaggggaagaggaagagactCTTGTTGACTACATAGTGTCCAGCACTAAAAAGCATGTACAGGCATCCCAGATGCTGGAGCTGCTGCAATCCATTTTGGATGATGAAGCTGAAATGTTTGTTCTTAAGATGTGGAGGATGCTCATTTTTGAAATCAAGAAAGTAGAGACAGGTCTTTCTCTGAAGCCTAGGGCCTGA